The following coding sequences lie in one Salmo salar chromosome ssa13, Ssal_v3.1, whole genome shotgun sequence genomic window:
- the LOC106567587 gene encoding remodeling and spacing factor 1 isoform X1, translated as MAASAPSAGFSSDLCPSYAVICSFLERYGALLDLPELTFPQLERYLQDTSSVPKLLVDLHVKLLRKIGKSVSADRWEKYIVKVCHEFNSTWAWELENKGYKDMSVECKTGILKHLCECQFDDNVKFKTAINEEDPDKMRLHPIGKDKDGLMYWFQLDQDNNVRVYVEEQDDLDGSSWKCIVRDRNSLAEILAQLKTQIDPALLTKKEGEEEDENKKTGGEGEIKKTEDTSGDEEDKPSKDTDSLVSPKTESTEKKSPKEESKLDESDAKSPSNGLKDSQVESESTRQSEKPMVDDKATINTQAIKEEPMEVSESKESTATSATEPLVEKHCVMPQREQTEEAKRKTAEELQRVMKNDQQAKIPLKKREMKLSDDFDNSSGGGSRIIVRNPSVAPVKEAPKVEETSKEVSVALVGTMETKSDQVNGDAQPVTEKGVNKGMRGSPKEMRESADSKEQQTKAVAREECEAAEASEKEKTNLDMDKKKGEMASNAEEPMEVAMADETNLKKTIPAPKAEKESTEALKKTSLKEAKSSSPLTKPTSTPEKSSDLKEEQKVKVSKWDVKVRRTEHKTSTSIETDKNPLSSKSQKPDETKGTDSSIAFQEVNLAAFKETVVPKDSCPLSVVKEMENTSIIKATEKLLNPKNPETSVITKQTERPDPITDKPESSKRPESPAVIKNTEKPSNKESAEKCDGSNDIETSSVIKKTEISGKSKDATNLASSKETNTSSFLKKADKPVPNKEAEKLDSTKETNKSLVIKMTVKPEASKHTDKCDTPKDIMSALTKEKPAVSAVSTNTNVAPEVKKKNVLEKDSKKTAICKDETRAVATVTETQSVPKDVEMADVFEKSNQSQLEGPKKVEKLGIPKDTLKSTMPKYAEKSAKLATPKDAEKLATPKDAEKLATPKDAEKLATPKDAEKLATPKDAEKLATPKDAEKLATPKDAEKLATPKDAEKLATPTDAEKLATPTDAEKLATPTDAEKLATPTDAEKLATPTDAVKLATPTDAEKLATPTDAEKLATPKDAEKLPKSATSENAGKSVTPKDTEKSATTTDAENSAKSPTPIPKDAEKLATPKDAEKLATPKDAEKLPKSATSENAGKSVTPKDTEKSATTTDAENSAKSPTPIPKDAEKLATPKDAEKLATPKDAEKLPKSAMSENAGKFVTPKDTEKSATTTDAENLAKSAMPIPKDEEILATPKEAEKSVNTKDTEKSVTLKNTETASKKIVKSSICEGQKPDASKETEKLADIKPPAAKGEKHVAFEDSKQLPSLKESVPVGKKQEEPMEISSEKSTDDNVIIRGHANKGWTKKSVKSGENSESEPIKDSNRMDCNAPSEKQATSKKASSLTEAEGETDKSQDKVIKEDATTQGCPKEDEKEVDQAKKDDKKEAYGAEKDDSTAAEKTCEAKASKGSENKDEKKDAGTTSEIQEEGIRLKIRGITHRRRAELQRTERDSGSDTGETGRSLRRSPRICRPTAKGVEFQDRRLEKKETTPPEKEDEDEEEETVQRKPREKVDQDGQSKSKGRRRRKTRWSNTRTRRRKKNGSGDDNESESSEEESEEDDSDESFKVEKGKRRWRNRNRERHSDDSDTSSDDDLPPNEDPCKHCGLPNHPELILLCDSCDSGYHTACLRPPLMIIPDGEWFCPPCQHKLLCDKLEEQLANLDAALKKRDRAERRKERLVYVGISVENIITPSLEVEEEKEEEVKKEKKEKKEKSKSWGRRSTRAKKSISYRFDEFDEAIEEAIEEDIREADGGGAGRGKDMANITGHSRGKDMSTILAAGEVGEGKENGRPPRPKAGQRRKKRRRLNDLDSDSTVEEEESEDEFRLSDSTEEEEFVASDKSDAESEAAVDSNDDSDFGSTQRRTARTRRPAKCQRSTRPRRRRRARGYSDDEEEETSDEDEDEMMSEGSSEFSDSDLDCSQRRSRRSHTKKQVNYCESSGDSDGSKAGTNRDKVKPRRRLASSDSEASSSRGSEDGKRERTRLKRRADSSEEESQQRRRRLSLKRRRASEEDDEDSDESSEGERPVRKRVNRIDSDDSDEEEEKEETKEEEEGGVLGKGASPLDYNLVELHPPTNGQSPIKALEGLAHIGPQKPGATAVTIAPNGLELAPQDDDEDDLLGVTDLVDFVCNSDVL; from the exons TTAATGAGGAGGATCCCGATAAGATGCGGCTCCATCCTATTGGCAAGGACAAGGATGGCCTAATGTACTGGTTCCAACTTGACCAGGATAACAATGTGAGGGTCTatgtggaggagcaggatgacCTGGACGGGTCCTCCTGGAAGTGCATTGTCAG AGACAGAAACAGCTTGGCTGAGATCCTGGCACAGCTGAAGACTCAAATCGACCCAGCACTGTTGAcaaagaaagaaggagaggaggaagatgagaacAAGAAGACTGGGGGAGAAG GGGAAATTAAAAAGACAGAGGATACCTCAGGGGATGAAGAGGACAAACCCTCCAAGGATACAGATTCTTTAGTGTCCCCAaaaacagagagtacagaaaaaAAATCCCCAAAAGAGGAATCAAAGCTGGACGAATCAGATGCCAAATCCCCATCGAATGGCCTCAAAGACAGCCAAGTTGAGTCAGAGTCAACAAGACAATCCGAGAAGCCAATGGTGGATGACAAGGCCACCATTAACACCCAGGCCATCAAAGAAGAGCCGATGGAGGTGTCAGAATCCAAGGAGAGCACAGCCACAAGTGCTACAGAGCCTCTTGTGGAGAAACATTGTGTGATgccacagagagaacagactgaGGAAGCCAAGAGGAAGACTGCAGAGGAACTCCAAAGGGTGATGAAGAATGACCAGCAGGCCAAAATCCccttgaaaaagagagagatgaaacTTAGTGACGATTTTGATAATAGTAGTGGCGGTGGAAGTAGAATCATTGTGCGTAACCCATCTGTTGCTCCTGTCAAAGAAGCTCCTAAAGTTGAGGAGACAAGCAAAGAGGTCTCTGTTGCCCTGGTGGGGACGATGGAGACTAAAAGTGATCAAGTGAATGGTGATGCTCAGCCTGTCACAGAAAAAGGTGTCAATAAGGGGATGAGAGGATCTCCTAAAGAGATGAGAGAATCTGCTGATAGCAAAGAACAGCAAACAAAAGCTGTTGCTAGGGAAGAATGTGAAGCAGCAGAAGCTAGTGAAAAAGAGAAAACAAATCTGGACATGGACAAAAAGAAAGGGGAGATGGCAAGCAATGCTGAGGAGCCCATGGAGGTGGCCATGGCTGATGAAACTAACCTAAAGAAAACTATTCCAGCCCCAAAGGCAGAGAAGGAAAGCACTGAAGCACTGAAAAAAACATCCCTAAAAGAGGCTAAATCTTCATCCCCTCTGACAAAGCCAACAAGCACACCGGAAAAGTCCTCTGATCTTAAAGAGGAACAAAAAGTCAAGGTATCCAAGTGGGATGTGAAAGTGCGTCGTACAGAACACAAGACATCCACATCAATAGAAACCGATAAAAACCCTTTATCTAGTAAGTCACAGAAACCAGATGAAACTAAAGGAACCGATTCATCCATTGCATTTCAAGAGGTAAATTTGGCTGCCTTTAAGGAAACAGTTGTCCCTAAAGACAGTTGTCCCCTTTCTGTAGTGAAAGAGATGGAAAACACATCCATCATAAAAGCCACAGAAAAGTTGTTGAACCCTAAAAACCCAGAAACATCAGTCATCACTAAACAAACCGAGAGACCTGATCCCATTACAGATAAACCAGAAAGCTCGAAACGCCCTGAGTCGCCAGCAGTCATAAAAAATACAGAGAAACCATCTAACAAAGAGAGTGCAGAGAAATGTGATGGTTCTAACGATATCGAAACATCTTCTGTCATTAAAAAGACAGAGATTTCAGGAAAGAGTAAAGATGCCACGAACCTGGCCAGCTCTAAAGAGACCAATACGTCTTCATTCCTTAAAAAGGCAGACAAACCAGTTCCCAATAAAGAAGCAGAGAAACTGGACAGCACTAAAGAGACTAATAAATCGTTGGTCATTAAAATGACAGTGAAACCAGAAGCATCAAAACATACAGATAAATGTGATACCCCTAAAGACATTATGTCAGCTCTCACCAAAGAGAAACCTGCTGTCAGTGCTGTAAGCACAAATACAAATGTTGCTcctgaggtgaagaaaaaaaacgtCCTGGAGAAAGACTCTAAGAAAACAGCTATCTGTAAAGATGAGACGAGAGCTGTTGCGACAGTGACTGAGACACAATCTGTCCCTAAAGATGTGGAGATGGCAGACGTCTTTGAGAAATCAAACCAATCACAACTGGAAGGACCCAAAAAGGTAGAGAAATTGGGTATCCCTAAAGACACGTTGAAATCCACAATGCCTAAATACGCAGAGAAATCTGCTAAATTGGCTACCCCTAAAGACGCGGAGAAATTGGCTACCCCTAAGGACGCGGAGAAATTGGCTACCCCTAAGGACGCGGAGAAATTGGCTACCCCTAAGGACGCGGAGAAATTGGCTACCCCTAAGGACGCGGAGAAATTGGCTACCCCTAAGGACGCGGAGAAATTGGCTACCCCTAAGGACGCGGAGAAATTGGCTACCCCTAAGGACGCGGAGAAATTGGCTACGCCTACGGACGCGGAGAAATTGGCTACGCCTACGGACGCGGAGAAATTGGCTACGCCTACGGACGCGGAGAAATTGGCTACGCCTACGGACGCGGAGAAATTGGCTACGCCTACGGACGCGGTGAAATTGGCTACGCCTACGGACGCGGAGAAATTGGCTACGCCTACGGACGCGGAGAAATTGGCTACGCCTAAGGACGCGGAGAAATTGCCTAAATCGGCTACGTCTGAAAATGCTGGGAAATCTGTTACCCCTAAAGACACTGAGAAATCGGCTACCACTACAGACGCTGAAAATTCTGCTAAATCGCCTACGCCTATCCCTAAAGACGCGGAGAAATTGGCTACGCCTAAAGACGCGGAGAAATTGGCTACGCCTAAAGATGCGGAGAAATTGCCTAAATCGGCTACGTCTGAAAATGCTGGGAAATCTGTTACCCCTAAAGACACTGAGAAATCGGCTACCACTACAGATGCTGAAAATTCTGCTAAATCGCCTACGCCTATCCCTAAAGACGCGGAGAAATTGGCTACGCCTAAAGACGCAGAGAAATTGGCTACGCCTAAAGATGCGGAGAAATTGCCTAAATCAGCTATGTCTGAAAATGCTGGGAAATTTGTTACCCCTAAAGACACTGAGAAATCGGCTACCACTACAGACGCAGAAAATTTGGCTAAATCGGCTATGCCTATCCCAAAAGACGAGGAGATATTGGCTACTCCTAAAGAAGCGGAGAAATCGGTTAACACTAAAGACACTGAGAAATCAGTTACCCTTAAAAACACAGAGACTGCTTCTAAAAAGATTGTGAAATCTTCAATCTGTGAAGGACAGAAACCAGATGCCTCTAAAGAAACTGAGAAACTGGCAGACATAAAGCCACCTGCAGCAAAAGGAGAGAAACATGTCGCCTTTGAGGATTCCAAGCAATTACCTTCTCTCAAAGAGTCTGTCCCAGTGGGGAAGAAACAGGAAGAGCCTATGGAAATAAGTTCGGAAAAGTCAACAGATGACAATGTAATTATTAGGGGACATGCCAATAAAGGCTGGACAAAGAAGTCTGTTAAAAGTGGAGAGAATTCTGAGAGTGAGCCTATCAAAGACTCAAACCGCATGGACTGTAATGCACCATCAGAAAAACAGGCTACCAGCAAGAAGGCATCATCTCTCACTGAGGCTGAAGGTGAGACAGACAAAAGCCAGGACAAAGTAATAAAGGAAGATGCCACAACACAGGGATGCCCTAAAGAGGATGAGAAGGAAGTTGATCAGGCTAAGAAAGACGACAAAAAGGAGGCTTATGGTGCTGAGAAAGATGACTCAACTGCAGCAGAGAAAACGTGTGAGGCAAAAGCAAGTAAAGGGTCTGAGAATAAAGATGAAAAAAAGGATGCCGGAACAACATCAGAGATTCAAGAGGAGGGAATTCGCCTGAAAATACGGGGGATTACTCATCGAAGGAGAGCTGAGCTCCAGAGAACGGAGAGGGATTCCGGGTCCGATACTGGTGAGACTGGGAGATCCCTGAGGAGGTCACCCAGGATTTGCAGGCCAACCGCTAAGGGGGTGGAGTTCCAGGACAGGAGGCTGGAGAAAAAAGAGACCACGCCCCCTGAGAAGGAGgatgaggacgaggaggaggaaactgttcagaggaaaccgAGAGAAAAGGTTGATCAAGATGGACAGTCCAAATCTAAG GGGCGACGGAGGAGAAAGACCCGGTGGTCCAACACTCGAACACGAAGGCGCAAAAAGAATGGTTCTGGTGATGACAATGAAAGCGAGTCAAGCgaagaggagagtgaggaggacgACAGTGATGAGAGCTTTAAGGTGGAGAAGGgcaagaggaggtggaggaaccGGAACAGAGAAAGGCACAGCGACGACTCTGACACCTCCTCGGATGATGACCTCCCTCCTAACGAAGACCCCTGCAAACACTGCGGCCTCCCCAACCATCCCGAGCTG ATCTTGCTATGTGACTCGTGTGACAGTGGCTATCACACGGCCTGCCTCAGACCCCCTCTCATGATCATCCCAGATGGCGAGTGGTTCTGTCCACCCTGCCAACAT AAGCTACTCTGTGACAAGCTTGAGGAGCAGCTTGCTAATCTCGATGCTGCCCTGAAAAAGAGGGATCGCGCTGAGCGAAG AAAAGAACGTTTGGTCTATGTTGGAATAAGTGTTGAAAACATCATCACTCCCTCT TTGGAGGTAGAGGAAGAAAAGGAGGAAGAagtgaagaaggagaagaaggagaagaaagagaaaagCAAGAGCTGGGGTCGAAGGTCAACAAGGGCAAAGAAAAGCATAAGTTACAG GTTTGATGAATTTGATGAGGCTATCGAGGAGGCAATTGAAGAAGACATCAGAGAGGCTGATGGTGGAG GAGCTGGTCGGGGCAAGGACATGGCCAACATCACAGGCCATAGCAGAGGGAAGGACATGTCCACCATCCTGGCAGCAGGAGAGGTTGGTGAGGGCAAGGAGAATGGACGCCCGCCACGGCCCAAAGCCGGCCAGCGCAGGAAGAAGCGCCGGCGTCTCAACGACCTGGACAGCGACAGcactgtggaggaggaggagagcgaggaCGAGTTCCGTCTCAGTGACAG TACGGAGGAAGAGGAGTTTGTGGCGTCAGACAAGAGCGACGCAGAGAGCGAAGCGGCAGTCGACTCTAACGACGACAGTGACTTCGGCAGCACGCAACGCAGAACTGCCAGGACAAGGAGGCCGGCCAAATGTCAAAGGAGCACTCGGCCGCGAAGGCGCCGCAGAGCGAGAGGGTACTCAgacgatgaagaggaggagacgagTGATGAAGATGAGGACGAAATGA TGTCAGAGGGCTCCAGCGAGTTCAGCGACAGCGACCTGGACTGTAGTCAACGCCGATCCCGCCGTAGTCATACAAAGAAGCAGGTCAACTACTGCGAGTCGTCCGGCGACTCCGACGGCTCCAAGGCCGGCACCAACCGGGACAAAGTCAAACCGCGGAGGCGCCTTGCCAGCTCCGACAGCGAAG CAAGCTCCTCCAGAGGCTCGGAAGACGGCAAGAGGGAGAGAACTAGGTTGAAGAGGAGGGCTGACTCATCTGAGGAAGAGTCCCAGCAGCGCCGCAGACGCCTCTCGCTGAAACGGAGGCGAGCCTCCGAGGAGGACGATGAAGATTCCGACGAATCATCGGAGGGAGAGCGTCCGGTCCGCAAGCGTGTGAACCGCATTGACTCGGACGACtctgacgaggaggaggagaaggaagaaacaaaggaagaggaggaagggggggtgCTGGGGAAGGGAGCCAGCCCATTGGACTACAACCTGGTGGAGCTGCACCCCCCTACCAACGGACAGAGTCCCATCAAGGCCCTGGAGGGCCTGGCTCACATTGGGCCCCAAAAACCTGGAGCCACAGCCGTCACCATAGCACCCAATGGACTGGAGTTGGCGCCACAGGACGATGATGAGGACGACCTGCTGGGGGTCACAGACCTAGTGGACTTTGTCTGCAATAGTGATGTGTTGTAA